In one window of Streptomyces kaniharaensis DNA:
- a CDS encoding DUF1275 family protein, with amino-acid sequence MDFDDVVDDELGALHRIEPAADDLGGPPAGQRQPVRPPAGDLARLPHRIGRRRGLIRRHGGMLPTAASDRRPGISSGRRPRRGQTGSVPADPTRGHARISPAMSAPTVSAGAIDAVTFLGLGHAFAAPATGNVLLLGFGVPIACPAKAVGASVIGTAPSTIA; translated from the coding sequence ATGGACTTCGACGATGTCGTCGATGATGAGCTCGGCGCCCTCCACAGGATCGAGCCAGCCGCCGACGATCTCGGCGGCCCACCAGCGGGCCAGCGGCAGCCGGTCCGCCCACCAGCGGGCGATCTCGCGCGGCTCCCGCACCGCATCGGCCGTCGTCGCGGGCTCATTCGTCGTCATGGCGGCATGCTGCCGACGGCGGCGAGCGACCGGAGACCTGGCATTTCCAGCGGCCGGCGCCCGCGGCGTGGGCAGACCGGCAGCGTTCCCGCCGATCCCACCCGCGGCCACGCCCGTATCAGCCCGGCGATGTCCGCGCCGACCGTGAGCGCCGGGGCGATCGACGCCGTCACCTTCCTCGGGCTCGGGCACGCCTTCGCCGCGCCGGCCACTGGGAACGTCCTGCTGCTGGGCTTCGGGGTGCCTATCGCCTGTCCCGCCAAGGCTGTGGGCGCCTCCGTGATCGGGACCGCGCCCTCGACCATCGCCTGA
- a CDS encoding HEAT repeat domain-containing protein, whose translation MRRTTTDPLSGLDAIDWAELEHAYGPASDVPEQLRALCGPDEGGRKQALHSFNGNIFHQGSRYPASAVAVPFLARMAADTTLPERAEVLRLLASLAIGYDNAHLPCGVAIAPWRRSHAEFTAKDEATILAEFDAWVAEAADENERQSREFRRTCFEYDEHLEAMNSELGAYDAVRGEVPRLVALLADPDPGVRAATAYLLAWFPEEAPHTLPHLLALLDNAPDGEEAQAAVTATALVTVGLLGDRSLVPRLRPFLTAEDRLPRWAAAVALARLATDDAPAADDAADDPANDPDLTAAVLAELAAAEATPPEPGPPGIAFHDGDLRGYAAVSLTLLADTHPDEALDAVTDGLARTSGVPAFAVTAAALRLAFGTQHGPLPSFPDLDERRQRLIRVLAERDEATWRWMNFVDILRAWGLPQDRPAMRSYAQLSDA comes from the coding sequence ATGAGACGCACGACCACTGACCCCCTGTCCGGCCTGGACGCGATCGACTGGGCCGAGCTGGAGCACGCCTACGGCCCGGCGAGCGACGTACCGGAGCAGCTGCGCGCCCTGTGCGGGCCCGACGAGGGCGGACGCAAGCAAGCGCTCCACTCCTTCAACGGCAACATCTTCCACCAGGGCAGCCGCTACCCCGCCTCGGCCGTCGCGGTGCCCTTCCTGGCCCGCATGGCCGCGGACACCACCCTGCCGGAGCGGGCCGAAGTCCTCCGACTGCTGGCCTCGTTGGCGATCGGCTACGACAACGCGCACCTGCCCTGCGGCGTGGCGATCGCCCCGTGGCGGCGCTCACACGCCGAGTTCACCGCGAAGGACGAGGCCACCATTCTCGCCGAGTTCGACGCCTGGGTCGCCGAGGCCGCCGACGAGAACGAGCGCCAAAGCCGGGAGTTCCGGCGCACCTGCTTCGAGTACGACGAGCATCTGGAAGCCATGAACTCGGAACTCGGTGCGTACGACGCCGTCCGCGGCGAGGTGCCGCGGCTGGTCGCGCTGCTGGCGGACCCCGACCCGGGCGTCCGCGCGGCGACCGCGTACCTGCTGGCCTGGTTCCCCGAGGAGGCCCCGCACACGCTGCCGCACCTGCTCGCCCTGCTGGACAACGCCCCTGACGGGGAAGAAGCGCAGGCCGCTGTCACCGCCACCGCCCTGGTGACCGTCGGACTGCTCGGCGACCGTTCGCTCGTCCCGCGCCTGCGCCCCTTCCTGACCGCCGAGGACCGGCTCCCGCGCTGGGCGGCCGCCGTCGCGCTCGCGCGGCTGGCGACCGACGACGCCCCGGCGGCCGATGACGCGGCGGACGACCCGGCGAATGACCCGGACCTGACCGCGGCGGTGCTCGCCGAGCTGGCCGCCGCCGAGGCCACTCCCCCGGAGCCGGGCCCGCCCGGCATCGCCTTCCACGACGGCGACCTGCGCGGCTACGCCGCCGTATCGCTCACGCTGCTCGCCGACACCCACCCCGACGAAGCCCTCGACGCGGTGACCGACGGGCTCGCCCGGACCTCGGGCGTCCCGGCCTTCGCCGTCACCGCGGCGGCCCTGCGCCTGGCGTTCGGCACGCAGCACGGACCCCTGCCGTCGTTCCCCGACCTCGACGAGCGGCGGCAGCGGCTGATACGTGTACTTGCCGAACGCGACGAGGCCACCTGGCGCTGGATGAACTTCGTGGACATCCTGCGGGCCTGGGGACTGCCGCAGGACCGCCCGGCGATGCGGTCGTACGCCCAGCTGTCCGACGCCTGA
- a CDS encoding branched-chain amino acid ABC transporter substrate-binding protein, whose amino-acid sequence MRRRMIIMAGAPVIAGALALSACSSGGSKGGGGGGGKPTYTIGFQGPLTGPNAQLGINIDWGVKLAVQQANAKGDLPFTLKVKEADDQGDPAKGPTAAQQLIGDSSVIGVVGPTFSGATKAAEPLFTQAGMASVSASATNSSLTDPANGFKTFFRIVPPDSAQGLSAADYMTKVLKVKSVYLIDDKSDYGVGLAGNIKSQLTANGVQVTGDSVAAGTNDYSAVATKVANSGAQAVYYAGYYADAAPLAKALKNTSFTGKAMSDDGTNDPKFIQLGGSASEGWQMTCPCLSATASSDEAAKKFVSDYTALANQPPGTYSPEGYDVTNTFIQVMKPLGSNVTRAKVVDGLRGVDYKGLTKQIKFQPNGEVTEKGIYVYEVKNSQITAIGTVDKLISG is encoded by the coding sequence GTGCGCAGAAGAATGATCATCATGGCCGGCGCGCCGGTCATCGCCGGCGCACTGGCACTGTCCGCGTGTTCCAGCGGAGGCAGCAAGGGGGGCGGCGGCGGTGGCGGCAAGCCGACGTACACCATCGGCTTCCAGGGCCCCCTGACCGGCCCCAACGCCCAGCTCGGCATCAACATCGACTGGGGAGTCAAGCTCGCCGTCCAGCAGGCCAACGCGAAGGGCGACCTGCCGTTCACCCTCAAGGTGAAGGAGGCCGACGACCAGGGCGACCCCGCCAAGGGACCGACCGCGGCCCAGCAGCTCATTGGCGACAGCAGCGTGATCGGTGTCGTCGGCCCGACCTTCTCGGGCGCCACCAAGGCCGCGGAACCGCTGTTCACCCAGGCAGGTATGGCCTCGGTCAGCGCATCGGCGACCAACTCCTCGCTCACCGACCCGGCCAACGGCTTCAAGACCTTCTTCCGGATCGTCCCGCCGGACTCCGCGCAGGGCCTGTCGGCCGCCGACTACATGACCAAGGTCCTCAAGGTGAAGTCGGTCTACCTGATCGACGACAAGTCGGACTACGGCGTGGGCCTGGCCGGCAACATCAAGAGCCAGCTGACCGCGAACGGCGTCCAGGTGACCGGCGACAGCGTCGCCGCCGGGACCAACGACTACTCCGCAGTAGCCACGAAGGTCGCCAACTCCGGCGCTCAGGCGGTCTACTACGCCGGCTACTACGCCGACGCGGCCCCGCTCGCCAAGGCCCTGAAGAACACCTCGTTCACCGGCAAGGCGATGTCGGACGACGGCACCAACGACCCCAAGTTCATCCAGCTGGGCGGCTCCGCGAGCGAGGGCTGGCAGATGACCTGCCCGTGCCTGTCGGCGACGGCGTCGTCGGACGAGGCGGCCAAGAAGTTCGTCTCCGACTACACGGCACTGGCGAACCAGCCTCCGGGCACCTACTCGCCCGAGGGCTACGACGTCACCAACACGTTCATCCAGGTGATGAAGCCGCTCGGGTCCAACGTCACCCGGGCCAAGGTCGTGGACGGCCTGCGCGGCGTCGACTACAAGGGCCTCACCAAGCAGATCAAGTTCCAGCCCAACGGCGAGGTCACCGAGAAGGGAATCTACGTCTACGAGGTCAAGAACAGCCAGATCACCGCGATCGGCACCGTCGACAAGCTGATCTCCGGATGA
- a CDS encoding ABC transporter ATP-binding protein → MTATEKPVPVPVLELRALHVAYGAIEALKGTDLTVEDGEVVTLLGANGAGKTTTLQAISGLLRPRQGEIHFHGLRIDGVPPHEVVGLGIGHAPEGRRVFPAMSVLENLEMGAYRFRGVPKEDLDRVFGLFPVLAERRGQQAGTLSGGEQQMLAIGRALMGRPGLLLLDEPSMGLAPLIVTQIFDIIREINIQGTTVLLVEQNAAQALKLAHRGYVLETGSIVMTASAGELLNDPRVRAAYLGETAD, encoded by the coding sequence ATGACGGCCACCGAGAAACCGGTACCGGTACCCGTCCTGGAGCTCCGCGCACTGCACGTCGCGTACGGTGCGATCGAGGCGCTCAAGGGCACCGACCTGACCGTCGAGGACGGCGAGGTGGTGACCCTGCTCGGAGCCAACGGCGCCGGCAAGACCACCACCCTGCAGGCGATCTCCGGCCTGCTGCGGCCCCGGCAGGGCGAGATCCACTTCCACGGCCTGCGGATCGACGGCGTCCCGCCGCACGAGGTGGTCGGCCTGGGGATCGGGCACGCCCCCGAAGGTCGGCGGGTGTTCCCGGCCATGTCCGTCCTGGAGAACCTGGAGATGGGCGCCTACCGCTTCCGAGGTGTCCCCAAGGAGGACCTCGACCGCGTCTTCGGCCTGTTCCCCGTGCTCGCCGAGCGGCGCGGCCAGCAGGCCGGCACCCTCTCCGGCGGTGAGCAGCAGATGCTCGCCATCGGGCGGGCGCTGATGGGCCGCCCGGGCCTGCTGCTCCTCGACGAGCCGTCGATGGGCCTGGCACCGCTGATCGTGACGCAGATCTTCGACATCATCCGGGAGATCAACATCCAGGGGACGACCGTCCTGCTGGTCGAGCAGAACGCCGCGCAGGCGCTCAAACTCGCCCACCGCGGCTACGTCCTGGAGACCGGGTCGATCGTGATGACCGCCTCGGCCGGCGAACTGCTCAACGACCCGCGGGTGCGCGCCGCCTACCTCGGGGAGACGGCGGACTGA
- a CDS encoding ABC transporter ATP-binding protein: protein MATPTNGRATTDDGKPLLTVRGVTLRFGGLTSLSDVDLTVARGEILAVIGPNGAGKTSLFNCLTGVYTPQEGTIEFAPPTAAGAVQLVSGSARRRRSRKPHMVNQAGIARTFQNIRLFAALSAYENVKVAAETGQRTGPVGAMLHLPHARANDRRSDATTEELLDFVGLRPVANELASSLPYGVQRRLEIARALATDPALLLLDEPAAGTNPTEKRELEQLIRQINRDLGVTVLLIEHDMRLVMSVADRVTVLSFGKVIAHGRPAEVQRDPAVIEAYLGSAEAEGER, encoded by the coding sequence ATGGCGACCCCCACGAACGGCCGCGCCACGACGGACGACGGAAAGCCGCTGCTGACCGTCCGCGGCGTCACCCTGCGCTTCGGCGGTCTGACCAGCCTCAGCGATGTCGACCTGACCGTCGCGCGGGGCGAGATCCTCGCCGTCATCGGGCCGAACGGGGCCGGGAAGACCTCGCTGTTCAACTGCCTCACCGGCGTGTACACGCCGCAGGAAGGCACCATCGAGTTCGCACCGCCCACCGCCGCCGGCGCCGTCCAGCTGGTCAGCGGTTCCGCGCGGCGCCGGCGCAGCCGCAAGCCGCACATGGTCAACCAGGCCGGCATCGCGCGGACCTTCCAGAACATCCGGCTGTTCGCGGCCCTCTCCGCCTACGAGAACGTCAAGGTCGCGGCCGAGACCGGACAGCGCACCGGCCCGGTCGGCGCCATGCTGCACCTGCCGCACGCCCGGGCCAACGACCGGCGCAGCGACGCCACGACCGAGGAACTGCTGGACTTCGTCGGCCTGCGCCCGGTCGCCAACGAGCTGGCCTCCTCGCTCCCGTACGGCGTCCAGCGGCGGCTGGAGATCGCCCGCGCCCTCGCGACCGACCCGGCGCTGCTCCTGCTGGACGAGCCCGCGGCGGGCACCAACCCGACCGAGAAGCGCGAGCTGGAGCAGCTGATCCGGCAGATCAACCGGGACCTCGGGGTGACCGTCCTACTGATCGAGCACGACATGCGGCTGGTGATGTCGGTGGCGGACCGGGTGACGGTACTCAGCTTCGGCAAGGTGATCGCCCACGGCCGCCCGGCCGAGGTGCAGCGCGACCCGGCGGTGATCGAGGCCTACCTGGGCTCGGCCGAGGCGGAGGGTGAGAGATGA
- a CDS encoding endo alpha-1,4 polygalactosaminidase yields MPNSLARNGRSCRSRGSRRRVAAALAVSAAAALVLSSCSSSSNDDSEPDATETASGPALPSPTSVALPPAHAGFDYQIAGPYTPPAGVSVVSRDHAAPPAAGMYNICYVNAFQAQSGAEKEWDPDLLLREANGKVVYDTNWNEAVLDIRTDAKRQRVAQKVNAWIDECAAKGFNAVEPDNYDSYTRSANLLTAADVEALQTMIAAHAHEKKLAIGQKNTVELAGDRQKVGLDFAVAEECGEQDECNGYVEAFGDRVYVIEYTAKGLSKACKGWGDKLSIVRRDKNVVPQGKSGNLRETC; encoded by the coding sequence ATGCCCAACAGCCTTGCCCGTAACGGTCGTTCCTGTCGTTCCCGTGGTTCCCGCCGCCGGGTGGCCGCCGCGCTGGCGGTCTCCGCAGCGGCAGCTCTCGTGCTGTCCTCGTGCAGTTCGTCGTCCAACGACGACTCCGAGCCGGACGCCACCGAGACGGCCTCCGGGCCGGCCCTGCCGTCACCGACGAGCGTGGCTCTGCCGCCGGCGCACGCCGGGTTCGACTACCAGATCGCCGGGCCCTACACGCCGCCTGCCGGGGTGTCGGTGGTGAGCCGCGATCACGCGGCGCCGCCGGCCGCCGGGATGTACAACATCTGCTACGTCAACGCCTTCCAGGCGCAGTCCGGCGCCGAGAAGGAGTGGGATCCGGACCTGCTGCTGCGCGAGGCGAACGGCAAGGTCGTCTACGACACGAACTGGAACGAGGCTGTCCTGGACATCCGCACCGACGCCAAGCGCCAGCGGGTGGCCCAGAAGGTGAACGCCTGGATAGACGAGTGCGCGGCGAAGGGCTTCAACGCCGTCGAGCCGGACAACTACGACAGCTACACGCGCTCGGCCAACCTCCTGACGGCGGCCGACGTCGAGGCGCTGCAGACGATGATCGCCGCGCACGCGCACGAGAAGAAGCTGGCCATCGGCCAGAAGAACACGGTGGAGCTGGCGGGGGACCGCCAGAAGGTCGGCCTGGACTTCGCCGTCGCGGAGGAGTGCGGCGAGCAGGACGAGTGCAACGGCTACGTCGAGGCGTTCGGCGACCGGGTGTACGTGATCGAGTACACCGCCAAGGGCCTGTCGAAGGCCTGCAAGGGCTGGGGCGACAAGCTGAGCATCGTCCGGCGCGACAAGAACGTGGTCCCGCAGGGCAAGTCCGGCAACCTGCGCGAGACCTGCTGA
- a CDS encoding branched-chain amino acid ABC transporter permease — translation MTVDKAPVRVPRSRRIPPRWMRLVGWLAVGALLTVLTSTQEGTPTDHWLVLRETLGSAALIGWLIAAVVVWALLEVWQARGVGAQLTERTAGARAQWRRIADRRLNQRLLLLAVAVAAIVLPQFVSEFYQRVLVDQVAVFVLLAVGLNVVVGWAGLLDLGYVAFFAIGAYTCAYFTRALPVKPPFALNPFVILPIAVLVCLVAGLLLGAPTLRLRGDYLAIVTLGFHEIVQLFLVNKDTWTGGNQGAGGIPHFSIDILGIHYQWGLDSLPYWYLFIGMLAIVVFLFSRLEHSKVGRSWTAIREDEVAAAANGVPTVKYKLMAFAIGASTSGLSGVLYASRIGYINPASFPVVLSISVLSYVIFGGMGSLIGVIVGAALLTFLPAVFQEQELVRQEDIPIWIGAILVVMMIFRSQGLIPSRRRRRELGLAAQGIADADAMSESPEGRA, via the coding sequence ATGACCGTCGACAAGGCCCCCGTACGGGTCCCGCGCTCGCGCCGGATCCCCCCGCGCTGGATGCGCCTGGTCGGCTGGCTGGCCGTGGGCGCGCTGCTCACCGTGCTGACCTCGACCCAGGAGGGCACACCCACCGACCACTGGCTCGTCCTGCGCGAGACCCTCGGCTCGGCCGCGCTGATCGGCTGGCTGATCGCCGCCGTCGTCGTCTGGGCGCTGCTGGAGGTGTGGCAGGCCCGCGGCGTCGGGGCGCAGCTCACCGAACGGACGGCGGGCGCACGGGCGCAGTGGCGCCGGATCGCGGACCGGCGGCTCAACCAGCGGCTGTTGCTGCTCGCCGTCGCGGTGGCGGCGATCGTCCTGCCCCAGTTCGTCAGCGAGTTCTACCAGCGCGTCCTGGTCGACCAGGTCGCGGTGTTCGTGCTGCTCGCCGTCGGCCTCAACGTCGTGGTCGGCTGGGCCGGCCTGCTCGACCTGGGCTACGTGGCCTTCTTCGCGATCGGCGCCTACACCTGCGCGTACTTCACCCGGGCGCTGCCGGTGAAGCCACCGTTCGCCCTCAACCCGTTCGTCATCCTGCCGATCGCCGTGCTGGTCTGTCTGGTCGCCGGGCTGTTGCTGGGCGCACCGACGCTACGGCTGCGCGGCGACTACCTGGCGATCGTGACCCTGGGCTTCCACGAGATCGTCCAGCTGTTCCTGGTCAACAAGGACACCTGGACCGGCGGCAACCAGGGCGCCGGAGGCATCCCGCACTTCTCGATCGACATCCTCGGCATCCACTACCAGTGGGGCCTGGACTCGCTCCCGTACTGGTACCTGTTCATCGGGATGCTGGCGATCGTGGTGTTCCTGTTCAGCCGTCTCGAACACTCCAAGGTCGGTCGGTCCTGGACGGCGATCCGGGAGGACGAGGTCGCCGCGGCGGCCAACGGCGTACCGACCGTCAAGTACAAGCTGATGGCCTTCGCGATCGGTGCGTCCACCTCCGGCCTGTCCGGTGTCCTGTACGCCTCGCGCATCGGCTACATCAACCCGGCGAGCTTCCCGGTGGTGCTGTCGATCAGCGTGCTCTCGTACGTGATCTTCGGCGGGATGGGCTCGCTGATCGGCGTGATCGTGGGCGCCGCGCTGCTGACCTTCCTGCCCGCGGTCTTCCAGGAGCAGGAGCTCGTCCGCCAGGAGGACATCCCGATCTGGATCGGTGCGATCCTGGTAGTGATGATGATCTTCCGGTCGCAGGGCCTGATCCCGTCCCGCCGCCGCCGGCGTGAGCTGGGCCTCGCCGCCCAGGGGATCGCGGACGCCGACGCGATGTCCGAGTCTCCCGAGGGGAGGGCGTGA
- a CDS encoding TMEM175 family protein yields the protein MTTDPDPQQVRRPATDFSTARLEAFSDGVFAIAITLLVLDLKVPEPDTLDGQSLAGALAHQWPAYFAYLVSFLVIGIIWINHHAMCALARRVDRRTLFTNLLLLLTVSVIPYPTRMLAAYLTARNTDAHTAAAFYAATMVAMGAAFSLLFLAFTRDAQALHHPIPPAARRAAMRRFSVGGICYVATIALAYISPVAMLATHAALALYYCFDQLAPARRAS from the coding sequence GTGACCACCGATCCCGACCCGCAGCAAGTCCGGCGCCCCGCAACGGACTTCAGCACGGCCCGCCTGGAGGCGTTCAGCGACGGCGTCTTCGCCATCGCCATCACCCTCCTGGTCCTCGACCTGAAGGTGCCCGAACCCGACACGCTCGACGGGCAGAGCCTCGCCGGCGCCCTCGCGCACCAGTGGCCCGCCTACTTCGCGTACCTGGTCAGTTTCCTCGTCATCGGCATCATCTGGATCAACCACCACGCCATGTGCGCGCTCGCCCGCCGCGTCGACCGCCGCACGCTCTTCACCAACCTGCTGCTGCTCCTCACCGTCTCCGTCATCCCGTACCCGACCCGGATGCTGGCCGCCTACCTCACCGCCCGCAACACCGACGCCCACACCGCCGCCGCGTTCTACGCCGCGACCATGGTCGCCATGGGTGCCGCGTTCTCCCTCCTCTTCCTCGCCTTCACCCGGGACGCCCAGGCCCTCCACCACCCGATCCCACCCGCCGCCCGGCGGGCCGCGATGCGCCGCTTCAGCGTCGGCGGCATCTGCTACGTCGCCACCATCGCCCTCGCCTACATCAGCCCGGTGGCCATGCTCGCCACCCACGCCGCGCTCGCCCTCTACTACTGCTTCGACCAGCTGGCCCCGGCCCGCAGGGCGTCCTGA
- a CDS encoding branched-chain amino acid ABC transporter permease yields the protein MCLTDHFWQFLVPGITLGSLYALIAIGYTLVYGVLQLINFAHSEVFMTGGFAGLFITQALVTTGVTPHGAQSVLYTVAGLLGGAFFGAVVAFLLERVAYRPLRRRNAPRLVYLITAIGASLFLFNLAGKLFGRDRTDIPELYHNGVVFTLFGAQVRVQQLVIIGTALAMMVLLDGVVHRTKLGSGIRAVAQDAQTASLMGVNINRVISQTFVIGGLLGGAAGFLFGTYLNVHYQMGFLPGIKAFAAAVLGGIGNIRGAMLGGLLLGIVESLSQSCMSSQWIDVVAFVVLILVLMFRPTGLLGQRLGRAA from the coding sequence ATGTGTCTCACCGACCACTTCTGGCAGTTCCTGGTCCCCGGGATCACCCTGGGCTCCCTCTACGCCCTGATCGCCATCGGTTACACCCTGGTGTACGGCGTCCTGCAGCTGATCAACTTCGCGCACAGCGAGGTATTCATGACCGGCGGCTTCGCGGGTCTCTTCATCACCCAGGCCCTGGTCACCACGGGCGTCACCCCGCACGGCGCGCAGTCGGTCCTCTACACCGTGGCCGGCCTGCTCGGCGGCGCGTTCTTCGGCGCCGTCGTCGCCTTCCTGCTGGAACGCGTCGCCTACCGGCCGCTGCGCAGGCGCAACGCACCCCGCCTCGTCTACCTGATCACCGCGATCGGCGCCTCGCTGTTCCTGTTCAACCTGGCCGGCAAGCTGTTCGGCCGCGACCGCACCGACATCCCGGAGCTGTACCACAACGGCGTGGTGTTCACCCTGTTCGGCGCCCAGGTCCGGGTGCAGCAGCTGGTGATCATCGGCACCGCGCTCGCCATGATGGTGCTGCTGGACGGCGTGGTGCACCGGACCAAGCTCGGCTCCGGCATCCGTGCGGTGGCCCAGGACGCGCAGACCGCAAGCCTGATGGGCGTCAACATCAACCGGGTCATCTCACAGACCTTCGTGATCGGCGGCCTGCTCGGCGGCGCGGCCGGATTCCTGTTCGGCACGTACCTCAACGTGCACTACCAGATGGGCTTCCTGCCCGGCATCAAGGCCTTCGCCGCGGCGGTGCTCGGCGGGATCGGGAACATCCGCGGCGCCATGCTCGGCGGCCTGCTGCTGGGCATCGTGGAGAGCCTCAGCCAGTCCTGCATGTCCAGCCAGTGGATCGACGTCGTGGCCTTCGTCGTCCTGATCCTCGTGCTGATGTTCCGCCCGACCGGCCTCCTCGGCCAGCGACTGGGGCGTGCGGCATGA